In a single window of the Antedon mediterranea chromosome 1, ecAntMedi1.1, whole genome shotgun sequence genome:
- the LOC140063558 gene encoding josephin-2-like has translation MSVEKCTVYHEKQRWQMCALHALNNVFQDGKAFQKQNLDEICQSLAPSSRPNPHKSMLGLGNYDINVIMAALQRKDCEAVWWDKRRNPNELNLRNIIGFIVNTTSPIKVGYVNLPIKPKHWIALRQIDNVYYNLDSKLSKPVEIGNSDAFLDYLKEGVNLKTWQLILVVSQNVAEDRTWLISKDVATQS, from the exons atgtctgTAGAAAAGTGCACAGTTTATCACGAAAAGCAGCGATGGCAGATGTGTGCCCTTCATGCCTTAAATAACGTTTTTCAAGATGGAAAAGCATTTCAAAAGCAGAATCTAGATGAGATTTGCCAAAG cttGGCTCCGAGTAGCCGTCCAAACCCTCACAAAAGCATGTTAGGTTTGGGCAACTATGACATCAATGTAATCATGGCGGCATTACAACGGAAAGATTGTGAAGCAGTCTGGTGGGATAAAAGAAG AAATCCAAATGAACTAAACCTGAGAAACATCATAGGATTTATAGTAAATACAACATCACCAATTAAAGTAGGTTATGTCAACTTACCAATAAAACCAAAACATTGGATTGCACTTCGCCAAATCGATAATGTTTATTACAATCTAGATTCTAAACTGTCTAAACCCGTTGAGATCGGCAACTCTGATGCGTTTCTGGACTACTTAAAAGAAGGGGTAAACTTAAAAACGTGGCAATTGATACTCGTAGTGTCGCAGAACGTCGCAGAGGATAGAACATGGTTGATATCGAAGGATGTGGCAACGCAGTCGTAA